In the genome of Dickeya fangzhongdai, one region contains:
- a CDS encoding mannosyl-3-phosphoglycerate phosphatase-related protein, with translation MPELTKNWVIFTDLDGSLLDHDTYRWDEALPWLRQLRSHRVPVVITTSKTAAEIMSIQQELELHDMPAIAENGAHILLPASWQTRLQTSRPPTSRTYPDICRQLQALRAQYGFLFRGFSDMDDATVAAVTGLTLSQAALARQRTASEPVLWQGDEVSLEMFRACLAQKHLSLTEGGRFFHVMHEGIGKGVAVNWLRQHIESTAHSSLVTLGLGDGPNDISLLEATDYAVIIKGRASEKVTLSPNFCGQSYRTQAVGPAGWSEGLTYFISRYGAELLD, from the coding sequence ATGCCTGAATTGACTAAAAACTGGGTTATTTTTACCGATCTTGATGGGTCGCTACTGGACCATGACACCTATCGTTGGGATGAGGCTCTCCCGTGGCTGAGGCAACTGCGGTCCCACCGTGTGCCGGTGGTTATCACGACCAGTAAAACCGCGGCAGAAATTATGTCGATTCAGCAGGAACTGGAATTGCACGACATGCCGGCCATCGCGGAAAACGGCGCGCATATCCTGCTGCCGGCATCCTGGCAAACACGGTTGCAGACATCACGACCGCCCACTTCACGTACTTATCCCGATATTTGCCGACAGTTACAGGCTTTACGCGCGCAGTATGGTTTTCTGTTCCGAGGTTTTAGCGACATGGACGATGCCACTGTGGCGGCTGTCACCGGCCTAACGCTGTCGCAAGCTGCTCTGGCTCGCCAACGCACCGCCTCAGAACCCGTGCTGTGGCAAGGGGATGAGGTATCACTGGAAATGTTTAGGGCGTGTCTGGCTCAAAAACACTTGTCGCTGACCGAAGGCGGCCGTTTTTTTCACGTGATGCATGAAGGCATCGGTAAAGGCGTAGCAGTGAACTGGCTGAGGCAACATATTGAATCGACAGCCCATTCGTCGTTGGTCACCCTCGGTTTAGGTGACGGACCGAATGATATTTCGCTGCTGGAGGCAACCGATTATGCCGTCATCATTAAAGGGCGCGCTAGCGAAAAGGTGACGTTGTCACCCAATTTTTGTGGTCAATCCTATCGCACACAGGCAGTCGGGCCGGCTGGCTGGAGTGAAGGATTAACCTATTTTATCAGCCGTTATGGGGCTGAACTGCTTGATTGA
- a CDS encoding acyltransferase → MEWLYIARIVSTFAVIVLHISAYTVTQAELGTFSWWAGNLYDSSVRWCVPVFIMISGALLLSPGRIENLSDFYKKRIGKILVPLLFWSFFFISWSLFKAKLNGEGEGDILKSVMNGRPYYHMWFLYMIIGLYMFTPLIRVLVANMSEERLLFFVFLMFVFCSLSDMYNFLIGNSDFLFVGEFIYYVPYYICGHLIAKKHTSKHLSFYIFLFLISLSLTCIGYYLLSSFSGKEIGLYFYSYLSFNVIAMSISVMWILKFTRLRKSHSNKLRFLSDVSLGIYLIHPVFIEVFYYLAARRWIDYSIVSIPLMSMIVFACCVVSVFFIKKVPYLRRIV, encoded by the coding sequence ATGGAATGGCTTTATATAGCGAGGATTGTGTCAACTTTTGCTGTTATTGTTTTGCATATCTCTGCTTATACGGTAACCCAGGCCGAGCTTGGGACTTTTTCCTGGTGGGCGGGTAATTTATATGATTCATCAGTTCGTTGGTGTGTTCCTGTTTTTATTATGATTAGCGGGGCGCTACTGCTTTCTCCTGGAAGGATCGAAAATCTATCTGATTTTTACAAAAAAAGGATAGGTAAGATATTGGTTCCATTATTATTTTGGTCTTTTTTCTTTATTTCATGGAGTTTATTTAAAGCCAAATTAAATGGTGAGGGGGAGGGCGACATACTAAAAAGCGTCATGAATGGAAGGCCTTATTATCATATGTGGTTTTTGTACATGATAATAGGGCTCTATATGTTCACTCCGCTGATTAGGGTGTTAGTGGCTAATATGAGTGAAGAACGGCTGTTGTTTTTCGTTTTCCTGATGTTTGTTTTTTGCTCTCTAAGTGACATGTATAACTTTTTAATCGGGAATAGTGATTTCTTGTTTGTTGGTGAATTCATTTATTATGTTCCATATTACATCTGTGGTCATCTGATCGCAAAAAAACATACCAGCAAACATCTTTCATTTTATATCTTTCTGTTTTTAATTTCATTGTCTTTAACTTGTATTGGTTACTATTTACTATCGTCTTTTTCAGGAAAAGAAATAGGTCTTTATTTTTATAGCTATTTAAGTTTTAACGTTATAGCTATGTCTATTTCTGTTATGTGGATTTTGAAATTTACCCGCCTGCGTAAGTCTCATAGCAATAAATTGAGGTTTTTATCTGATGTTAGTCTGGGTATTTATCTAATTCATCCTGTTTTTATTGAGGTTTTTTATTATCTGGCCGCAAGACGATGGATCGATTATTCCATCGTCTCCATACCGTTGATGTCCATGATTGTTTTCGCATGTTGCGTGGTTTCGGTTTTTTTTATAAAAAAAGTCCCTTACTTAAGACGAATTGTGTGA
- a CDS encoding expansin EXLX1 family cellulose-binding protein, whose protein sequence is MMKFKTALLISSVLLPLSHSSQAAWELGDICYGYATATGSGYSGGALLLDPIPANMEITALNRTQLDYKGVKAALAGAYLKVTGPKGSTIVYVTDLYPEGGDCALDLSFNAFEKIGNLQDGKINIQWELVKAPVSGNVVYRVKEGSNPYWAAVQFRNVKYPIIGMKYLRGSQWVSAPKTDYNHFILEFVGKNDIPIEFTDIKGNILSDTLPPMSDSTSSAYLITGKVQLP, encoded by the coding sequence ATGATGAAATTCAAAACGGCTTTATTAATATCTTCAGTGTTATTACCTCTGTCCCACAGTTCTCAGGCTGCCTGGGAACTTGGCGATATCTGCTATGGCTATGCGACCGCCACGGGTTCGGGTTATTCCGGCGGCGCTTTATTGTTGGATCCGATCCCTGCCAATATGGAGATAACCGCGTTAAACCGGACGCAACTGGACTATAAAGGTGTTAAAGCCGCACTCGCCGGCGCTTATCTCAAAGTCACCGGGCCGAAGGGAAGCACTATTGTATATGTTACTGATTTATATCCTGAAGGCGGTGATTGTGCACTGGATCTGTCATTCAATGCGTTCGAGAAAATTGGCAATTTGCAGGATGGGAAAATTAATATCCAGTGGGAGCTGGTAAAAGCGCCGGTAAGCGGCAATGTGGTGTACAGAGTTAAAGAAGGTTCTAATCCTTATTGGGCAGCAGTACAATTCAGAAACGTCAAATATCCAATTATTGGGATGAAGTATCTGCGAGGCAGTCAGTGGGTTAGTGCGCCAAAAACAGATTACAATCACTTTATTCTGGAATTCGTTGGCAAAAATGATATTCCGATCGAATTTACCGATATCAAAGGCAATATATTAAGCGATACGCTTCCGCCGATGTCAGACAGCACGTCATCCGCCTATTTGATCACCGGAAAAGTCCAACTGCCCTAA
- a CDS encoding GNAT family N-acetyltransferase, with the protein MSALLSLCTDHRFRKFSAQMTAEANCWRKIRAEHKVKAIDDLNRKRMFMTTRMQDLRLSTASKADYRWIEELSRANMMDYYRRYGLIWNGERYSTLLHSLDVLVICSHQQSAGFVSQQINSQDSFCLINDLQLYPQWQKKGIGTWVLEQIEGQAQQQGLKSLRICVFRDNPAKVLYQRHGFRPVSESTEILRLEKALR; encoded by the coding sequence TTGAGTGCTCTATTAAGCCTATGCACAGATCACCGTTTTCGCAAATTCAGCGCCCAAATGACCGCTGAAGCAAACTGCTGGCGAAAAATCAGGGCTGAGCATAAGGTAAAAGCTATTGATGATCTCAATCGAAAGAGAATGTTCATGACGACCAGGATGCAAGATCTGCGGCTGTCCACAGCCAGTAAAGCCGATTACCGATGGATAGAAGAGTTAAGCAGAGCAAATATGATGGATTACTATCGGCGTTATGGCCTGATCTGGAATGGAGAACGTTACAGTACCTTACTGCATTCACTCGATGTATTGGTTATCTGTTCTCACCAGCAGAGCGCCGGGTTTGTCAGCCAGCAGATTAATAGCCAGGATTCATTTTGCCTGATAAACGATTTGCAGCTTTACCCACAATGGCAAAAGAAAGGCATTGGGACATGGGTATTAGAACAAATCGAAGGGCAAGCACAGCAACAGGGGCTAAAAAGCCTTCGCATTTGTGTCTTTCGGGATAATCCGGCCAAAGTCCTTTATCAGCGTCATGGGTTCAGGCCAGTCAGTGAATCGACGGAGATCCTCAGGCTGGAAAAAGCATTAAGGTGA
- a CDS encoding ClbS/DfsB family four-helix bundle protein — MGVPQTKSELLSAIDKNFNKLIGYLNAIPPELTSDKSMDGHAKGTEMSVCDLVAYLLGWNTLVVKWITDDARGQPVDFPETGYKWNQLGLLAQKFYMDYKELNYPSLINDLQSAKDETVKLIDERTNEELYGKSWYGKWTMGRMISFNTSSPYANANGRLRQWAKNNHIRLK, encoded by the coding sequence ATGGGTGTCCCACAAACAAAGTCTGAGCTGCTCTCCGCTATTGATAAAAATTTCAATAAATTAATCGGTTACCTTAACGCGATTCCGCCTGAACTCACTTCGGATAAATCGATGGATGGTCATGCAAAAGGCACGGAGATGAGCGTGTGTGATCTTGTTGCGTATTTGCTGGGATGGAACACGCTGGTGGTAAAGTGGATTACCGATGATGCAAGAGGTCAGCCTGTCGACTTCCCGGAAACCGGTTATAAGTGGAATCAACTTGGGCTACTGGCACAGAAATTTTACATGGATTACAAAGAATTAAATTACCCGTCATTAATAAACGATCTCCAGTCGGCAAAAGATGAAACAGTGAAGCTTATTGATGAGCGCACTAATGAAGAACTGTATGGAAAGTCATGGTATGGCAAATGGACAATGGGACGCATGATCTCATTTAACACGTCGTCGCCTTATGCCAATGCTAATGGCAGATTAAGGCAGTGGGCGAAAAATAATCACATTCGCTTAAAGTAA